From Rhineura floridana isolate rRhiFlo1 chromosome 5, rRhiFlo1.hap2, whole genome shotgun sequence, a single genomic window includes:
- the SOWAHC gene encoding ankyrin repeat domain-containing protein SOWAHC translates to MAASVELNQDAVLQFLAERDGRARNADLLDHFRGFLNSPEPQRRAQARECFKELVNAVATVRQEPGSGAKYVQLRKKYRNALGSSCDTRPKAEGAKQAAASAAATDPPAATELAVETTPCLQPDPEGRDNGSSNRRDGDSPPEVGNPLEKEAKESVSADTPARLGDTQSDESIALPPSHRQPEKPPPSGSEISQPSPETPGEEGADGGGLAEKSSSRGTAGLPMHEGVEGVEAEEEPGGGSGELQPEDSPPCASPATALGVVQAASNSPRCGRKNFRERMVGSSPQLKRSGLFPRGGSGSSRGGGDSDSASLASSSAEDESGSGTGSVALDPLEHAWMLCASDGRWETLEGLLSCEPALICKRDFITGFTCLHWAAKHGRHELLAMLVNFAHRHRLPVDVNARTSGGYTALHLAAMHGHLEVVKLLVGAYDADVDIRDYSGRKASHYLGRGTAEEVRSLVGALQDDADSGAPNGSGRWRFSKVLTSNLITYKLSHLHHGDEGESGEGSGMPGKGKELSRKTSGSGRIKPRFNKIRFRTQIIHTTPSFCGDAEEEGQEERSFKASFKLRPKSNVFG, encoded by the coding sequence ATGGCTGCGTCGGTGGAGCTGAACCAGGACGCGGTCCTGCAGTTCTTGGCGGAGCGGGACGGCCGGGCGCGCAACGCCGACCTGTTGGACCACTTTCGAGGCTTCCTCAACTCCCCAGAGCCCCAGCGCCGCGCCCAGGCCCGAGAGTGCTTCAAGGAGCTGGTCAACGCCGTGGCCACAGTGCGGCAAGAGCCCGGCTCTGGCGCCAAATATGTGCAATTGCGCAAGAAATATCGGAACGCGTTGGGCAGTAGCTGCGACACTCGACCCAAGGCAGAAGGAGCAAAGCAGGCAGCGGCCTCTGCTGCTGCAACCGACCCTCCAGCTGCCACCGAGCTGGCGGTGGAGACCACTCCGTGCCTCCAGCCTGATCCTGAAGGTCGAGACAACGGCAGCAGCAACAGGCGGGATGGGGATTCTCCTCCTGAGGTGGGAAACCCCTTGGAGAAAGAGGCAAAGGAGAGTGTCTCGGCAGACACTCCTGCCCGCTTAGGAGACACTCAGTCCGATGAAAGTATAGCCTTGCCCCCCTCACACCGGCAGCCTGAGAAGCCCCCGCCCAGTGGTAGTGAGATATCTCAGCCAAGCCCGGAGACCCCTGGAGAAGAAGGGGCGGATGGAGGAGGGCTGGCTGAGAAAAGCAGCTCCCGGGGTACGGCGGGGCTGCCTATGCATGAGGGAGTAGAAGGGGTCGAGGCTGAAGAGGAGCCCGGCGGGGGCAGCGGCGAGCTCCAGCCCGAGGACTCGCCGCCCTGTGCTAGCCCCGCCACTGCCTTAGGCGTCGTCCAGGCGGCCTCCAACAGTCCTAGGTGCGGGCGCAAGAACTTCCGGGAGCGGATGGTGGGCAGCTCCCCTCAGCTGAAGCGCAGCGGCTTGTTCCCGCGCGGTGGTAGCGGCAGCAGCCGCGGCGGAGGGGACTCGGATAGTGCTTCGCTGGCCTCTTCTTCGGCCGAGGACGAGAGCGGCAGCGGGACCGGCTCGGTGGCCCTGGACCCGCTGGAACACGCGTGGATGCTGTGCGCCTCGGACGGGCGCTGGGAGACCCTGGAGGGGCTGCTGAGCTGCGAGCCGGCACTGATTTGCAAACGGGACTTCATCACGGGCTTCACTTGCCTGCACTGGGCCGCCAAGCACGGGCGCCACGAgctgctggccatgctggttaaCTTCGCCCACCGGCACCGCCTGCCCGTCGACGTCAACGCACGCACCAGCGGCGGCTACACGGCGCTGCACCTGGCCGCCATGCATGGGCACCTGGAGGTGGTCAAGCTGCTGGTGGGCGCCTACGACGCCGACGTGGATATTCGCGACTACAGCGGCCGCAAAGCCTCGCACTACCTGGGCCGTGGCACTGCCGAAGAGGTGCGCAGCCTCGTCGGGGCCCTGCAGGACGACGCCGACAGCGGGGCGCCCAACGGCAGCGGCCGCTGGAGATTTTCCAAGGTGCTCACCTCCAACCTCATAACCTATAAGCTCTCGCACCTCCACCACGGGGACGAAGGGGAGTCGGGAGAGGGGTCGGGAATGCCTGGCAAGGGCAAAGAACTCAGCAGGAAAACCTCCGGTAGCGGGAGGATAAAACCGCGGTTCAACAAAATCCGCTTCCGTACCCAGATCATCCATACAACTCCTTCTTTTTGTGGGGATGCAGAGGAAGAAGGTCAAGAAGAAAGGTCTTTCAAAGCTTCGTTCAAACTCAGACCTAAATCCAATGTGTTTGGGTAG